In Bradyrhizobium sp. WD16, the genomic stretch TACGAACGTTGGAACCGGGACACTAGGAGTCATGATGTCACTGTCACCCGAAACCCCGTTGCCGCCGCGCGGCGCCCGGTTGCGCCCGCTGCCGATGCTGATCTTCGGCTCGCGCTGGCTGCAGCTCCCGCTCTATGTCGGCCTGATCGTCGCCCAGGGCATCTACGTCGTGCTCTTTCTCAAGGAGCTGTGGCATCTGTTTTCCCACACGCCCGATTTCAACGAGCAGCAGATCATGCTGGCGGTGCTGGGGCTTATCGACGTGGTGATGATCTCCAATCTGCTGGTGATGGTGATCGTCGGCGGCTACGAGACCTTCGTCTCCCGCCTCAATCTCGAGGGACATCCGGACGAGCCGGAATGGCTCAGCCACGTCAATGCCAGCGTGCTCAAGATCAAGCTGGCCATGGCGATCATCGGCATTTCCTCGATCCACCTGTTGCGCACCTTCATCGAAGCCGGCAATCTCGGCGGCGTCGGCCGGACCACCAACTACACCGAATCCGGCGTGATGTGGCAGACCATCATCCACGTCGTCTTCATCATTTCCGCCATCGGCATCGCCCTGGTCGACAAGATCTCCAGCGCGACCACCGCTGCGGCGGCCGCCGAGCACGACTGAGACTTGAGCGGTAAGAGTTGGGCGATGAGGCACGAGCAACAGCGCGCACGTACGGGCGGAAGGCGGATAAGAGCCGCCGTCCGTGCGCTCGCCGTCGCGCTGCTCCTCGTCACGGCTATCCGTGCCCCCGCGGCGGCGGCCGATTCCGGTTTCACCCGCTTCATCGCTTCGCTCTGGCCGGAGGCGCAGCAGGCGGAGGTGTCGCGCGCCACCTTCGATCGCGCCACAGCATCGCTCGAGCCCGACTACAAGCTGCCCGACCTCGCCCTTCCCGGCCGCCCGCCTTCGGCGGCGCAGGCGCAGGCCGAATTCGTCCAGGTCCCCGCCGATTACGTCAAGGAAGCGACCATCGCCCGCCTCGCCGCCGAGGGACGGCGGCTTGCCGACCAGCACCG encodes the following:
- a CDS encoding TIGR00645 family protein — translated: MSLSPETPLPPRGARLRPLPMLIFGSRWLQLPLYVGLIVAQGIYVVLFLKELWHLFSHTPDFNEQQIMLAVLGLIDVVMISNLLVMVIVGGYETFVSRLNLEGHPDEPEWLSHVNASVLKIKLAMAIIGISSIHLLRTFIEAGNLGGVGRTTNYTESGVMWQTIIHVVFIISAIGIALVDKISSATTAAAAAEHD